The following proteins are co-located in the Spirosoma montaniterrae genome:
- a CDS encoding response regulator transcription factor has translation MPRLLVVEDEAKVASFIKKGLETQRYTVETAPDGREGKRLIADRQYDLIILDINLPFVSGLELCAFVRIKQPNVPVLMLTALGTIADKLAGFDVGADDYLVKPFDFLELMARVKALLKRNADASNGPAALQIADLELDLNEKIARRNGNTIDLTAREFSLLEYLMRNAGRVVSRTDIAENVWDINFDTGTNVIDVYISYLRNKIDKDSPAKLIHTVVGMGYMLKQK, from the coding sequence ATGCCCCGCCTGTTAGTGGTGGAAGACGAAGCCAAAGTAGCTTCTTTCATCAAAAAAGGACTCGAAACCCAGCGATACACCGTTGAAACCGCGCCCGATGGCCGGGAAGGCAAACGCCTGATTGCCGACCGGCAATATGACCTTATCATTCTCGACATTAATCTGCCATTCGTTAGCGGGCTGGAACTCTGCGCCTTTGTGCGCATCAAACAACCCAACGTACCTGTGCTGATGCTGACGGCCCTCGGCACCATTGCCGATAAACTGGCCGGGTTCGACGTAGGAGCCGACGATTATTTGGTAAAACCGTTCGATTTTCTCGAACTGATGGCCCGCGTAAAAGCACTGCTTAAACGCAACGCCGATGCCAGCAATGGACCGGCTGCGCTCCAAATAGCCGATCTGGAACTGGACCTCAACGAGAAAATAGCCCGACGCAATGGTAACACCATTGACCTCACAGCCCGCGAGTTTTCGCTGCTCGAATACCTCATGCGTAACGCCGGACGGGTAGTATCGCGAACCGACATTGCCGAGAATGTGTGGGATATTAACTTCGATACTGGTACGAATGTGATAGACGTGTATATCAGCTATTTACGAAATAAAATTGATAAAGATTCGCCCGCAAAACTTATCCATACCGTAGTGG